The genomic window CGTCATATCCGATCCCAAGAATGCCGACGGCCGCGCCAACCATGCGCAGGCGCTCTACCGCGCGGGCCATTACAGCGAGGCGGTCAGAGAGGCCGGAGAGGCCTTCCGGCACGCCCCGGACAATCCGGTCATCGCCTTCAATCTCGGGCTCTATCTGCTTACCGGCGGCAATCTCGCGCATGGCTGGCGGCTCTATGACGCGCGGTTGGTCCCCACCGCCAGGTTGCGGCATGGCCTGCCCCCACGGGTTTGGGTGCCCGGGGCTCCGCAATCGGGCCGCGATCTGATCGTGCCGGCTGAGCAGGGTCTCGGAGACGAGGTCCTCTTCGCCAGCTGCTTCGCCGATCTCGCGGCCGAGCTCGACGCCGGCCATCTCGACAGCGTAACCGTCGAATGCACCGATCGGCTGCGCACCCTGTTCGAACGGTCCTTTCCGGACTTCCGCTTTTTCGACCGACTGCGGAAACCGGAAAATCGCCTGTCTCCGGCCGACTACAGTCAGATCACGGCCGCCTCCGGCGCCGACTGTTTCGTGATGGCGGGAAGCCTGCCCGGCCTGTTCCGGAAGGCGCTCGAGAACTTCCCCGCCGGCACCGGGTTTCTCAAGCCCGATCCGGATCGGGTCGCTCACTGGCGCATGGAGCTCGAAAAGTTCGGTCCGCCACCCTATCTCGGTCTTTCCTGGCGATCCCGCGCCGGGCGCAACCTGAGTACGGTCTATTATCCGGGACCGGAGAACATGGCTGCCGTCCTTCGGCTTGCCGGCGTGCGTTTCGTCACGCTGCAATACGATCATTCCGAGGATGAGGTCGCCGGAATGGAGAAAGCGAACGCGGTCGAGATCATGCGGCCGGACGGTATCGATCTGACGAATGACATCGACGACACCGTTGCGCTGATGGCTGCGCTCGATGCCGTCGTCGTTCCCAACAATCTGCTGATGAGCCTCGCGGGGGCCCTTGGCAAACCCGCCGAAGCCATGGTTCATGCGGCGAACTGGACATTCCTCGGGACCGATCAGGTACCGTTCTGGCCGAGCGTCCACATCCACCGGCGAACCGACGTAGAAGGCCTCGACTGGGAGCCTCTGATGTCCCGGGTCGCCACCCGGCTGAAAACGAAGCTGAACCTCTGATTCAGCGCGGCGCCGCAGCCTCCGCCGCCACTCCGGGCGCGCGCGTACGCTTGGCTTCGCGGTAGGTGATGTAAAGCCCGCTTGTGACGATGATCCCGGCGCCGAGAAAGGTCATGGCGTCCGGCAAGGTGCCGAAGATCAGGAAGGTCAGCAGGGTCGCCATCAGGAGCTGGCCGTAATTGAATGGCGAGAGCAGCGAGGCTTCTCCGAGGCGGAACGCTTTGATGACGAAGAAATGTCCGAGCCCGCCGAGAAAACCTACCAGGGCGAAGAGACCGTAATCGAGCAGGTTGTCCGGTAGTTTGTAGTCGAACGGCAGGATGAAGCTCGGAATGAGGGCGCCGATCAGCGCGATGTAGGTGATCGAGGTTTCGGCGGAATCGCTGCTGGAATATTTGCGCGTGAGGACCTGGTACACCGCGTAGAAGAAGGCCGTTCCGAGCACGCAAAGCATTGCCCAGTGGCTCTCCCCGCCGCCCGGGCGGATGATGATCAGAGCACCGCCGAAACCGACCAGCACCGCGACCCAGCGCCGCCATCCGACCTTTTCGCCGAGAAAAGGAACCGCGAGTGCGGTGACGATGATCGGCGAGGTGAAATTGATCGAACTCGCGACCGGCACCTCGATATAGCGGACGGCGAGGAAAAAGAGGCAAGTGCAGACGAACATCAGCACCGAACGGATGATGTGGACGCCCGGTTTCTGCGCTCTCAGAAGCCCGAGCCCATGGCTCGGCAGGAAGATCGCGAGGGCGAAGAGCAGGTGGCCGGCATAGCGCGCCCAGACGATCTGCGTGGTCGAGTAGTCCGCCGAGAGATAGCGTACGAGCACGTTCATGCAGGGCAACACGGTGATCGCGGCGAGCATGAAGAGGACGGCGGCGGTGAACGGCTTTGCGAGCGGCGCAGGAGCCGCTGCAGCGTGGTCTGATGTCATGTCCGAAGCCTAGGCGCGCCCGGTGCGTCGGGCAAATTCCAATGCGTCAGCACAGTGCGCCCCGAAGAGGCATGAGTATTGGCTTACTTTTTCAGCGTCGCCGGAGTGACCGTCAGATACATCGCATTCAGAGACTGGTCCGGGTGCCGACCCTTTTCCCGGAAGCCGGCGCGCTTGAGGGCAATGATCGCCGGCCAGTTGTCCGCGTGCGGGCAGGTGACGATACGGTCGATTTCGGGATCGCGGAACACCTGGGCCGCCAGCGCACCGAGCATCCGGCGGCCGAGCTTCTTGTTCACCATGTCGGTCGCGCCGATCAGGAAATCGATCGCGCGCGTCCGCTCGGTCACGTCGGCAACCCCGGCCCAGCGCGCGTCGCCGTGGGCCCTGTAGACATGCACCAATCCGATCGGGCGGGCATCCAGTTCGGCGACAAAGAGCCCCGCATCCGGATCCCGCAGGACCTCTCCCAAGGTCTCGACGATATCCGAGAACAGCCGGTGGGTGCGGCGGGCGACATGCGGCGCGACGAGCCAGCGGCGGATTGTTCCCTCGTCGGCCGGTCCGGCCCGGCGGAGGACGATGTCGGCGACGTCAGCGGACATCGGAGCCGAGAGCCGCAACAGTCGTCATATCCTTGCCCTTCACGTTCCGGGCGGCCTCCCGGCGATCCGGATTGAGCCTGTGCTCGATAAAGGCAACAAGGCGGGTCACGATGAAGACCAGCGTCAGGTAGAAGACGGCCGCGACAAGGAAGATCTCCAGCGGCTTGTAAGTCTGCGAGATCATCTTCCGCGCGATACCGGTCATCTCCAGCAGGGTGATCGTGCTGGCGAGCGAGGTCGACTTGATCATCAGGATAATCTCGTTGCCATAGGCCGGCAGAGCCTGGCGGATCGCCTGCGGGAAGACGATTCGGCGGAAGCGCATCAGCGCGTTCATGCCGCAGGCCTTGGCCGCCTCGACCTGTCCGAACGGCACGGAGAGAATGCCGCCGCGGATGATCTCGCTGGTATAGGCGCCGGTATTGAGCGTCAGGGCCAGGATGGCGCACCACCAGGCCTCCCGCAGCACCGGCCAGAGAAAGCTCTCGCGCACGACCTCGAACTGCCCGGTGCCGTAATAGATCAGAAAGATCTGCACCAGTAGCGGCGTGCCCCGGAAGACATAGACGAACCCGTAAGCGAAGGCCGAGACCGGCCGGAAGGAGGACAGCCGCATCAGCGCGATGCCGACGGCGAGGAAGAATCCGGCGAAAAGCGAGGTCGCCGCGAGGCCCATCGTGACCGGAAGGCCGTCGAGGATCTTCGGCAGGGCTTCCGCCATCAGGTCGAGATCCATCGCTCAGGCCCTCCGCACGCCGCGGTTGGCCCAGAGCTCGGCGAGCCCGAAGCCCTTGTTCGAAAAGGCAGTCAGCACGAGGTAGAGCACGCCCGCGGTCAGGTAGAAGGTGAAGGGCTTCTGCGTCGAGCCGCTGGCGACCGAGGCCTGCCGCATGATCTCGACGAGGCCGACGACGGAAATCAGCGAGGTGTCCTTCAGGGTCAGCTGCCAGACATTGCCGAGCCCCGGCAGGGCGAACCGTGCCACCTGCGGGATCATGATCCTTCGGAACAGAAGGAAGCGGCTCATACCGCAGGCCTTGGCTGCCTCGATCTGTCCCTTCGGGACCGAGAGCACGGCGCCGCGGATCACCTCGGTCGCATAGGCGCCGGAGATCGTGCCGAGCGCGATGGTGCCGATAGCGAAAGCGTCGAGCTCGATATACTCGTCGTAGCCGAAAACCTTGGCGACCGTCATCACCGCCATGCTGCCTCCGAAAAACAGCAGATAGATGATCAGCAGATCCGGAACGCCGCGGATCAGTGTGGTGTAGGCCTCTCCGACGAAGCGGAGAACGAGATAGCGGGAGAGCTTGAGCGCAGCGCCGAACATGCCGATCACGATGCCGAGCAGGAAGGCGGCGCAGGCGACGGCGAGCGTCATCAGCATGCCGCGAACCATCTCGTCGCCCCAGCCGTCATCGCCCCATTGGAGCAGCAGCATCCAGTCAGGCATGCATCACGCCTCTTCGCGTCGTTTCTCAAGCACACGGCCGCCCCGAGGGACGGCCGTGCATTTTTCAGGTCACTCGGACGATCAGTCCTTCGGCGTGCCGTCGAAGCCGAACCACTTGGTGGAGAGCTTCGAGATGGTGCCGTCGGCGATCGCCGCGTTGATGGCCGCGGTGAACATGTCGGCCAGTTCCTGGTCGTCCTTGCGGATGCCCGCGCCGACGCCATTACCGAACGGACCGCCGTCCATCTTCGGGCCGGTCATGGTCATTTGCTTGCCCTTGTCGCCTTCGAGCAGCGGCACCCAGTAGGAGAGCGAGGCCAGCGCTGCGTCGATGCGGCCGGCCGCGAGATCGAGGTCGAGGTTCTCCTGGGTGTCGTAGGTCTTCACGGTGACCGTGTCGCCCATGAACTCGTTCAGGAAGTTCTCGTGCGTGGTGGAGATCTGCACGCCGACGGTCTTGCCCTTCAGCGCCGCCTTCATGGTGTCGATGGCGGCTTTCTCACCCGCGTCGATATCGGCCAGCGAGACGGTCGCGAGCTTGACGCCCAGATCGCTCAGCGGGCTGGATTTCAGCACCACGAAGGAGGCCGGGGAGCCCATGTAGTTGCGCGAGAAGGTGATGACTTCCTTGCGCTTATCGGTGATCGACATGCCGGCCATGATGGCGTCGAACTTGCCGGCCTGCAGCGCCGGAATGATGCCTTCCCAGGCGGTCTGCATCAGTTCGCACTGGACCTTCATGCGCTCGCAGAGATCGGCATAGAGATCGACCTCGAAGCCTTCCAGCTTGCCGGAGCTGTTGGTGAAGTTCCACGGCGCGTAGGCGCCTTCGGTCGCGATGCGGACCGTGCTGCCTTCCTTGAAGTCCTTGGCGTCGGCGGCACCGCTGAAGGCGATGGACGCAAGCGCCAGTGCAGTCAGAAAACGCTTCATTTTTAAGCTCCCGTTTTTTCCCTGTCGGTAATCGGCCCGGCCGTCAGTTCTTGCGTTTGACGAACTGGCGGCAGCGTTCCGATCGTGGGTCGTCGAACACCTGTTCGGGCGGCCCCTGTTCTTCCACACGCCCCTCGTGCAGGAAGACAACCTCGCTCGAGACATCGCGAGCGAAATCGATTTCGTGGGTGACGATGATCATGGTGCGCCCCTCATCGGCCAGTTGGCGCATCACGAGAAGCACCTCGCCGACGAGTTCGGGGTCGAGCGCGGAGGTCGGCTCGTCGAACAGCATGACCTGCGGCTCCATCGCGAGCGCGCGCGCGATCGCGCAGCGCTGCTGCTGACCGCCGGAAAGGTGGCTCGGATACTGGTCCCGCTTGTCACCGATGCCGACCTTGTCGAGCAGCGCCTCGGCACGGGCGATGGCCTCCTCCCGCGGGACTTTCAGCACATGAACCGGCGCCTCGATGACGTTCTCCAGAACCGTCATATGGGTCCAGAGATTGAAGTTCTGGAACACCATGGCGAGCCGGGAGCGGATCCGGTCGACCTGGCGCATGTCGGCCGGCTGCTGGGTGCCGTTCGGTCCCGGCTTCATGGCGATGGTCTCGCCGTTCACCGAGACGATGCCGCGGTCGGGAATCTCCAGCAGGTTGATGCAGCGCAAAAAGGTACTCTTGCCGCTGCCGGAAGACCCGATCATGGAGATGACGTCACCCTGGCGGGCCTCAAGGGAAACACCCTTGAGCACTTCGAGGCCGGCGAAGCTCTTGTGCAGGTCCTTGACGACCAACGCAGCCGACGCGGAGTCCGGCGCGTGCGCTAAAGCCATGTTATCGCAATCCCAACGGTGACGGTCAGGCGCAGCATAATGGCCATTCCAGAACCGGCAAGATTTATGTCACGGAATCGACATGAAAACGGCGCAGTGCGGACGGCTTTTCGCCTAACCGCCGAGAGCCTCGATCCGGCGTTCGAGCATGCCGCGAGCCGGAGCGTTCGGCCCCATCCTTTCGAGCAACGCCCCCCAGAGCGTCTTCGCGGTCGCGGCATCTCCCCGGGTCGCGGCGACGAGGCCGCCATAGAAGAGACCGTCGGGACTGTCGGGCGCGATGTCGCGGATATGAGCGACCAGTTTGGCGAACTCGTCTGTGATTCCGCTCTCCGGCGTGCCGGGCGGGAACAGCGCGCGCGCATAGTCAAGCTGGATCTGGAGATCATCGGGCGCCAGCCGGGCCGCGTTGGCATGCGCTTTCAGAGCGTCGCCAGTCCGGCCAAGCACCCTATAGGCCCTCGCGAGGCGAACCCAGCCGTCGAGATCGTCGGGCTCCTGCTCGAGCCGGGTGGCGAGCCGGTCAACCATCGACTGGATCATCGCAGAGCGGTCCTCGGCGCTCATGTTGCCGGCGGCCTTGACGTCTTCCTCGGTCGGTCCCGGAGCGGGGGCGCGAGAGATCTGCGGCGCAGCGGATGCCGGACGGTTTGCGCGCTCCGCCGCCCGCAGCGCCGCGACATCGATGCCCGCTTCGGTCCCTGCCTCGTCGATGCGCTGAGTAACGAGGGCTCTCCAGGGCGCATCCGCGGGCGAATCAGCCTCCAGCGCTATCCACCATTTGAGCGCCCCGACAGGATCCGCCGCCTGACTGCGGGCGAGGCCGAGATAGTAACGCGAGCGCGGCTCCTGCGGCTCGGCCAGGTTGACCTTGCGGAAATCCTCGACCGCCGCCGGCGGGACCATACCGTCCGCCGCGAGCACAAGCGCCTCGCCGCGTGCCGCGACGAGCTGGAGATTGTCCGGCACCATCGCCAGCGCCCGCCCGTAGGCCGTGACGGCCTCACGGTAGCGCTCGGTTACCATGTAGGAGCGGGCGAGCAGCGCCCAGCCGTCCGCATCCTCCGGGTTGGCTTTAAGTTTCTCTTCAAGCCCCGCGACCATCTCGGTCACACCGGGCTGCGCTGCGGCGCCGGCGGGCTGCCGAGGCTGCGCGGAGGGTTGCGACTGCTGCGCCATACGTGTCGTGCCGGCGCCATCGGTCCGCTTGGCGAGCGGCAGGTCCGGCAAACCGGGGCGGCCGACGCCGACATAGGTCAGCAGGGCGCCGGCGGGCAGAAGGAAGATCACCAGCACGGCCGCCGCGAGACGGCGCTTGCGGATCGCGGCGGGAGACGCACCGTCCCCGCGGGCCTGTTCCGCCGAGGCCGCCAGCATCCGACGCTGCACCTCGACCCTGGCCGCCTCGAACTCCTCTTCGCCGAGACGTCCGGCCTCCAGATCCCGCTCGAGCTCGCTCAGCTGGTCGCGATAGACCGCCAGCGCCTCGTCGCCTGCTTCGCGCTCGGCGGCGTCCTCGCCCCCGGCGGACAGCACCGGCCAGAGCAGCAGCAGAATTGTTCCGAAGGTCAGAACTCCGGCGACGACCCAAAACACCATCAGGCTTTCCGATCCTGCTCGTCCAGAAGCGCCGCGATGCGCCGCTCTTCCTCATCGCTCAAGGGGGCCGGGGTCACGCTCTCCGCGTCGCCGCCGCGGCGGCGCAGAAGGAAGACGGCGACACCGATGGCGCCCAGCACACCGACCCCGAGCGGCCCGTACCAGAGCACATAGGTCGATGCTTTCACCGGCGGCTTCAGCAGTACGAAATCGCCGTAGCGCTCGACGAGGAACTCCTTGATTTCCGCATCTCTGTCGCCGGCGACGAGCCTCTCGCGCAGGAGCACGCGGAGATCCTTCGCCAGCCCGGCATTGCTGTCGTCGATCGACTGGTTCTGGCAGACGAGACAGCGGATCTCCTTGCTGAGCTCCCGCGCCCGGGCCTCGAGGGCCGGGTCCTTCAGCATCTCCGCCGGCTCCACCGCAAGGGCAGGCAGCGTGAAGCAGGCCAGAAGGAGTCCGAGGAACAGGTTCCGCATCATCCTTTGCCCGCCCGCAGCTGTTCGACCATCGGAAGAAGCGTGTCGTTCAGGGCCTGGCCGGTCAGCGGCCCGACATGGCGGTAGCGGATATGCCCGGCAGCGTCGACCAGATAGGTCTCGGGCACGCCGTAGACGCCCCAGTCGATCGCCGCGCGACCGTCCGAGTCGGTGCCGATGCGGCCGAACGGATCGCCGAGTTCGCGGAGCCAGCCGATCGCGGCCTCCGGACGGTCCTTGTAATTGATTCCGACCAGCGGCACCGCACCTTCGGCGGCGAGCCGCATCAGGATCGGATGTTCCGCCCGGCAGGGTCCGCACCAGGAAGCGAAGAAGTTGACCAGCTTGACCTCGCCTTTCAGGTCCTCGGGGCCGAGACCGGGCTTGTCCTGCAGCAGGGCCGGCAGGTCATGCCCCGGTGCCGGCTTGTCGATCAGCACCGACGGCAGCAGGCGCGGATCCTTCTTGGTGAGGATCGGAATGGTGAAATAGCCGGCAATGACCGCGAAGATCAGCAGCGGCAAGAGATAGAGCAATCGCGACATCTCAGTCCGCACCTTCCGCAACGGCCGGGCCACCCGGCCTTTTCGCCGATCGTTTTGGCGCGCCGACCCGAAGGCGGCGGTCGGAGAGCGAGAACAGACCGCCGAGGACCATGATCATGGCCCCGGTCCAGATCCAGGGCACCAGCGGCTTGACCCAGACACGGACGATGACGCCGTCGGCCGCGCTGCCCTCCCCGATCGCGACATAGAGATCGCCCGCGATGCCGGAGCGGATCGCGGCCTCGGTCGTCGGCATCTGCTGCACCGGATAGAGACGCCGCTCGGGGTGAAGTACGGCGAAAGGTTCCCCGTTCTTCGTCACGGCCAGCGTCGCGGTGTCGCTGAAATAGTTCGGCCCCTGAGTGCGGCTCAGATCCTCCAGCACCAGTTCGTACTGACCGAGAGTCATGCTGTCGCCCGGCTTGGCGTTCACCACCAGCTCACGGGTCCAGTTGGTCTCGCCCGTGGCGCCGCAGATGAAGATCGCGATACCGATATGGGCGAGGCTCATGCCGTAGGCGGCGCCCGGAAGCTTCACCAGCCGGCGCAAGCTCTCGCCGACGGGAATCCGGAACAGGCGGACGCGCTCGGCAAGCTCGGTGACCACCCCGCCCGCGACCCATGCAGCGAAACCGAAGCCGAGCACCGGAGCCAGCGGCGCCTCGTCCGACAGCACCAGGATGCCGCCCGCCACGACGACGGTGAAGAGCGCGCTGACCCAGAGCTTTTCGACCGCAACCCGCAGGTTGCCGCGTTTCCACGGCAGCAGCGGGCCGAGCGCGAGCAGGACCAGCAGCGGGATCATCACCGGCACGAAGGTGGCGTTGAAGAACGGCGCGCCGACCGAGACCTTGTCCCCGGTCATGGCATCGAGGAAGAGCGGGTAGAGCGTGCCGATGAAGACCGTCGCCGTCGCAACGCTGAGGATCAGGTTGTTGAGAACCAGCCCGCCCTCACGGCTGACGGGCGCGAAGAGACCGCTCGCCTTGAGCGCCGGGGCGCGGACCGCGAACAGGGTCAGCGAGCCGCCGACCGCGACGATCAGGATGCCGAGAATGAAAAGCCCGCGTTCCGGATCGACGGCGAAGGCGTGCACCGAGGTCAGGATGCCGGAGCGGACCAGGAAGGTGCCCATCAGGCTGAGCGAGAAGGTGATGATGGCGAGCAGGATGGTCCAGGCCTTGAGCGCGTCGCGCTTCTCCACCACGATGGCGGAATGCAGTAGCGCGGTGCCGGCGAGCCAGGGCATGAAGCTCGCATTCTCGACCGGGTCCCAGAACCACCAGCCGCCCCAGCCGAGTTCGTAATAAGCCCACCAGCTGCCGAGCGTGATGCCTGCCGTCAGGCAGGTCCAGGCGCCAAGCGTCCACGGCCGGACCCAGCGGGCCCAGGCCGGATCGACCTTGCCCTCGATCAGCGCCGCCATGGCGAAGGAAAAGGCGAGCGAGAAGCCGACATAGCCGACATAAAGCATGGGCGGATGGAAGGCGAGGCCCGGGTCCTGCAGCAGCGGGTTCAGGTCGCGGCCGTCGAGCGGCGCCGGGTCTAGGCGCTCGAAGGGGTTCGAGGTCAGCAGGATGAAGGCGAGGAAGGCAAGCCCGATCATCCCCTGCATGGAGATCACCCGCGCCTTCAGCGTGTCCGGGAGCTGGCTGCCGAAGGCAGCGACGGCAAAACCGAACATGGCGAGGATGAGAACCCAGAAGAGCATCGAGCCCTCGTGATTCCCCCAGACGCCGGAGATCTTGTAGAGCAGCGGCTTCAGGCTGTGGGAGTTCTCGGCGACATTGGCGACCGAGAAATCGGACGTGAGGTAGGCGTGGGTGAGCGCCCCGAAGGAGATCGCGATCAGCAGGAACTGCGCGGACGCGGCCGGCCCGGCGAACCCCATCAGAGCCCGGTCCCGCTGCGCGGCGCCGTAGAGCGGCACCACGGTCTGGGCGAGCGCGACGAAAAAGGCGAGCGTCAGGGCGTAATGCCCGATTTCAGCAATCATTGTTTTTCCGTTGCGTGCTGCCAGCGGCCAGATTTTTTAAGCGCGTCCGCAACCTCGCGCGGCATGTAGTTCTCGTCATGCTTGGCGAGCACCTCGCTCGCATTGAAGACCCCGCCGTCGAACTTGCCCTCCGCGACCACACCCTGCCCCTCGCGGAACAGATCCGGCAACTGGCCGCGATAGACCACCTTCACCGAATGTTCGAGATCGGTGACGGTGAATTCGGTGCGCAGCCCGTTCTCGAAACTCGCGACGCTGTTCTCCTCAACGAGCCCGCCGACCCGGATGCGACGGTCGGGGCCGATTTCCTTGGCCTGGAGTTCGGTCGGGCTGAAGAAGAAGACGAGATTTTCCTCGAACGCGGTCAGCACCAGCGCCGCCGCGGCGCCCAGCATGGTCAGTCCGATCAGAACGATCGAAAGACGACGTCTCTTAGGCGTCATTGGCCATTTCCTCCACGCGCCCCTGGTTTCGGCGCTGCCGGCGCCCGCCGACCCGTTCCTCGAGCGTCTTCAGTTCGCGGTCGCGCGCCCGCATTGCAGTCAAAGAGGCGATCAGCATGCCGACGAGAACGACAAGGACGACGGCATAAGACGACCAGACATAAGCCGCGTATCCGCCCATTTCGAGAAAGTCCCTCAGCATCCCGCTCCGCACTCAATCGCTGACATAGATCATTTAGTCTGAACGCCGCCGGTTCAAGGCGACTTTGCGTCGCGCCTCATACCGGGTCCGAAAGACGCAGCAGCCGGATCCGGCGCGCCGTCAGCTCGCCCCGCATCCGCACGATCAGCAGATAGAGGAAATAGAGCTTAAATGCGGCAGCCATCAGCATCAGAGGCAGAAGCATCGAGGGATCGATCGCCGGTCCGTCCATGCGCGCCACGCTCGCCGGCTGGTGCAGCGTGTTCCACCAGTCGACCGAGAACTTAATGATCGGAATGTTCACCGCGCCGACCAGCAGCAGGATCGCGCCGGCCTTCGAGCCGCGCTCCGGATCGTCGAAGGCGTTCACCAGCGCGATATAGCCGAGATAGAGGAAGAACAGGATCAGCACAGAGGTGAGGCGTGCATCCCAGACCCACCAGGTGCCCCACATCGGCTGCCCCCAGAGCGATCCGGTGACCAACGCCATCAGCGTGAAGCCGGCACCGATCGGCGCCGCCGCCTGCGCCGCGACATCGGCGAGGGGATGTTTCCAGATCAGGAAGCTGGCCGCCGCCAACGCCATCATCGTGTAGACGAACATCGCCATCCAGGCCGCCGGGACATGGACATACATGATCCGCACCGTTTCGCCCTGCTGGTAATCCGGCGGCGAGTCGAAAAGGCCGTAATAGAGCCCGGCGGCCCCGGTCGCGAGACCGAGCAGCATGATCCAGGGCTGCAGGCGCGCCGCGAGGCGCATGAAGCGCGCCGGGTTTGCAAACCAGTGGAACCAGTTCATCCGCGCATGATCTCCCGTTGCCGGTCTTGTTGGACCGTTTCGTCCGTTGAACACCAAAGGGCGGGAAAACTCAACTGACAGCCTGTCGCAAGGCGGCCGCCGTCGCCCAGGGCGCGAGCGGCAAAGTGGCGAGCAGCATGGCCCCGATGATCAGCAGCTGCGCCTTCGACGATTGCCCTGTGACCGCCGCCTCGATCGCCGAAACCCCAAAGATCAGCAGCGGGATCGTGAGCGGCAGCACCAGCAGCGCGACCAGCGCACCCGCCCTGCGCGCGCCGAGCACAAGGGCGGCGCCGATCCCGCCGAGCAGGCTGAGGACCGGCGTGCCGAGCGCCATGGTGGCGAGCAGGACCGGAAAAGCGTCCGCCTGCATGTTCATGAACAAGCCAAGCAACGGCGCGATCAGCAGCATCGGCAGCCCCGTGGTAAGCCAGTGCGCGAGACACTTGCCGAGCACCAGCAGTTCCAGCGGCGCCGGCGCCAGCAGCATCAGCTCCAGCGTGCCGTCGTCATAGTCGGACTGGAACATCCGGTCGAGCGAGAGCATTGCGGCGAGCAGCGCCGCGACCCAGACGATGCCGGCGGAGATCCGCTCCAGCACGCCGGGCTCCGGCCCGACGCCGAGCGGAAACAGGGTGACCACGATGACGAAGAACATCAGCGCCATGGCGGCATCGCTGCCCTGGCGGAGGGCGAGCGAGAGATCGCGGCGGACGATGGCGAGAAATGCGTTCATGAGAGCCTCAGATCGCGACGCAGAGCAAATCTCCGGCCGCGTCGAGGTCCACCGGCCCGGGCGCGAAGGCGGAGAGATCGAGTTCCGCCACGCCGTCCCCTGTCTCGAAGCGGATGTGGGTGGCGGCGACGATCATGCCGCCGCGCGCCCGATGCGTCGCGATCGCCTGCTCGAGCGCTTCGACACCGTCGGCATCGAGCCCGACCGTCGGCTCGTCGAGGATCCAGAGCGGCGCCTCGCTGACCAGCAGACGGGCGAGCGCGAGGCGGCGTTTCTGCCCGGAAGAGAGATAACGCGCCGGAAAGTCGGCGCGGTGGGAGATCCCGAACCGCTCCAGGGCCTCTCCGACGGAACGGCCCGTGCCGCCGCGCATCTCGCGCCAGAAAGTCAGGAGCTCCTCGGCCGTCATGGCCGGCTTCGCGGCATCGGCATGGCCGACATAATGCAGCCGCGCGGCATGCCCCGCCGGGTCGTCCCGGACCGGCGCGTCGTCCCAGAACATGGCGCCCGCCTCCGGACGCACCAGGGTGGCCATGACGCGCAGCAGGCTCGACTTGCCGCTGCCGTTCAGTCCGCGGAGGATCAGCGCACCG from Nisaea sediminum includes these protein-coding regions:
- the ccmA gene encoding heme ABC exporter ATP-binding protein CcmA, which gives rise to METFGDHRFEGEALRCRRGGRLVFDRLDFSLASGGALILRGLNGSGKSSLLRVMATLVRPEAGAMFWDDAPVRDDPAGHAARLHYVGHADAAKPAMTAEELLTFWREMRGGTGRSVGEALERFGISHRADFPARYLSSGQKRRLALARLLVSEAPLWILDEPTVGLDADGVEALEQAIATHRARGGMIVAATHIRFETGDGVAELDLSAFAPGPVDLDAAGDLLCVAI